One window from the genome of Helicobacter pylori encodes:
- the lepA gene encoding translation elongation factor 4, with amino-acid sequence MKNIRNFSIIAHIDHGKSTLADCLIFECNAISNREMTSQVMDTMDIEKERGITIKAQSVRLNYTFKGENYVLNLIDTPGHVDFSYEVSRSLCSCEGALLVVDATQGVEAQTIANTYIALDNNLEILPVINKIDLPNANVLEVKQDIEDTIGIDCSGANEVSAKAKLGIKDLLEKIITTIPAPSGDFNAPLKALIYDSWFDNYLGALALVRIMDGSINTEQEILVMGTGKKHGVLGLYYPNPLKKIPTKSLECGEIGIVSLGLKSVTDIAVGDTLTDAKNPTSKPIEGFMPAKPFVFAGLYPIETDRFEDLREALLKLQLNDCALNFEPESSVALGFGFRVGFLGLLHMEVIKERLEREFGLNLIATAPTVVYEVHLTDNSIKYVQNPSELPPENHIACIKEPFVRATIITPSEFLGNLMQLLNNKRGIQEKMEYLNQSRVMLTYSLPSNEIVMDFYDKLKSCTKGYASFDYEPIENREAHLVKLDVRVAGDVVDALSIIIDKNKAYEKGRALVETMKELIPRQLFEVAIQASVGNKIIARETIKSVGKNVTAKCYGGDITRKRKLLEKQKEGKKRMKAIGKVELPQEAFLAILKID; translated from the coding sequence ATGAAAAATATCCGCAATTTTTCCATTATCGCTCACATTGACCATGGTAAAAGCACTTTAGCGGATTGCTTGATTTTTGAATGCAACGCTATCAGTAACAGAGAAATGACGAGCCAAGTGATGGACACTATGGACATTGAAAAAGAAAGGGGCATTACGATTAAGGCTCAAAGCGTGCGCTTGAATTACACTTTTAAGGGGGAGAATTATGTTTTAAACCTCATTGACACCCCAGGGCATGTGGATTTTAGCTATGAAGTGTCTCGCTCTTTGTGTTCATGCGAAGGGGCGTTATTAGTGGTAGATGCCACTCAAGGCGTGGAAGCGCAAACCATTGCAAACACTTATATCGCTTTAGATAACAATTTAGAAATTTTACCGGTGATCAATAAAATTGATTTGCCGAATGCGAATGTTTTAGAGGTCAAACAGGATATAGAAGACACGATAGGGATTGATTGCTCTGGCGCTAATGAAGTGAGCGCTAAAGCTAAGCTAGGCATTAAAGATTTGTTAGAAAAAATCATTACGACCATTCCTGCCCCTAGCGGTGATTTTAACGCTCCCTTAAAAGCGCTCATTTATGATTCATGGTTTGACAATTATTTAGGGGCGCTAGCGTTAGTGCGTATCATGGATGGGAGCATCAACACCGAGCAAGAAATTTTGGTGATGGGAACGGGTAAAAAACATGGCGTTTTAGGGCTATACTACCCCAACCCTTTGAAAAAAATCCCCACCAAAAGTTTAGAATGCGGTGAGATTGGCATTGTGAGTTTAGGGCTAAAGAGCGTTACGGATATTGCGGTGGGCGACACGCTCACAGACGCTAAAAACCCTACCTCTAAGCCCATTGAGGGCTTTATGCCGGCCAAACCCTTTGTTTTTGCGGGGCTTTACCCTATAGAAACGGACAGGTTTGAAGATTTAAGAGAAGCGTTATTGAAACTCCAGCTTAACGATTGCGCTTTAAATTTTGAGCCTGAAAGCTCTGTGGCGCTTGGCTTTGGCTTTAGGGTGGGCTTTTTAGGGCTATTGCACATGGAAGTGATTAAAGAAAGGCTGGAGAGGGAATTTGGCCTTAATCTCATCGCTACCGCTCCCACGGTGGTGTATGAAGTGCATTTGACGGATAATAGCATCAAATATGTCCAAAACCCTAGCGAACTGCCCCCTGAAAACCATATCGCTTGCATCAAAGAGCCTTTTGTGAGGGCGACGATCATCACGCCGAGTGAATTTTTGGGTAATTTAATGCAGTTATTGAACAATAAAAGAGGCATTCAAGAAAAAATGGAATATTTGAACCAATCTCGTGTCATGCTCACTTATTCCTTGCCAAGCAACGAAATTGTGATGGATTTTTACGACAAGCTCAAATCTTGCACTAAAGGGTATGCGAGCTTTGATTATGAGCCGATAGAAAACAGAGAGGCCCATTTAGTGAAGTTGGATGTGAGGGTGGCAGGCGATGTGGTGGATGCGCTTTCTATCATTATAGATAAAAACAAGGCGTATGAAAAGGGGCGAGCATTAGTGGAAACGATGAAAGAGCTTATTCCAAGACAGCTTTTTGAAGTCGCTATCCAAGCGAGCGTGGGGAATAAAATCATCGCCAGAGAGACGATTAAATCTGTCGGTAAGAATGTAACGGCTAAGTGCTATGGGGGCGATATTACACGAAAAAGAAAACTCTTAGAAAAGCAAAAAGAGGGTAAGAAACGCATGAAAGCTATCGGTAAGGTGGAGCTTCCCCAAGAAGCGTTTCTAGCGATATTAAAGATTGATTAG
- a CDS encoding DUF3883 domain-containing protein: MAKHKNYEILNLIGYALAKFDNDFIKEFGFSTKNAFFEYCVQIGLANTTGVIKNRMDLFDYFFPNKRKGWWQKGDAYIHRKLWIDSLFKDEDAKGFSHIVKWFLQEQYGIKDLGITPNAYLKTRYKSMQETGLEAELYFLNHYKNIKIFSCGHLKDMRLFGDGYDFYIQTNKQAFLVEVKGIREKQGALRLTQKEYEQVQAYNHDYVLVVVLNLSEKPHLLSIANPLKHLEFKACERKQKSILEYHLIGQIK, from the coding sequence ATGGCAAAACATAAGAACTATGAAATTTTAAATCTCATAGGCTATGCTTTGGCGAAATTTGATAATGACTTTATTAAAGAATTTGGTTTTTCTACTAAAAACGCCTTTTTTGAATATTGCGTTCAAATCGGCTTAGCTAACACGACTGGCGTTATCAAAAATCGCATGGATTTATTTGATTATTTTTTTCCTAACAAACGTAAAGGTTGGTGGCAAAAAGGCGATGCCTATATCCATAGAAAATTATGGATTGATAGTTTGTTTAAAGATGAAGACGCTAAAGGTTTTAGCCATATTGTGAAATGGTTTTTACAAGAACAATACGGAATCAAAGATTTAGGCATTACCCCTAACGCTTACCTCAAAACCCGCTATAAAAGCATGCAAGAAACGGGTTTAGAAGCCGAATTGTATTTTTTAAACCACTATAAAAACATCAAAATATTCTCTTGTGGGCATTTAAAAGACATGCGTCTTTTTGGCGATGGGTATGATTTCTATATTCAAACCAACAAGCAGGCGTTTTTAGTGGAAGTTAAGGGGATTAGAGAAAAGCAAGGGGCATTGAGATTGACCCAAAAAGAATACGAACAAGTGCAAGCGTATAACCATGATTATGTGCTTGTGGTGGTATTGAATTTGAGTGAAAAACCCCATCTTTTATCCATTGCTAACCCCTTAAAGCATTTAGAATTTAAGGCATGCGAGAGGAAGCAAAAAAGCATTTTAGAATACCACTTAATAGGGCAAATAAAATAA
- the dxs gene encoding 1-deoxy-D-xylulose-5-phosphate synthase produces MQNKTFDLNPNDIAGLELVCQTLRNRILEVVSANGGHLSSSLGAVELIVSMHALFDCQKNPFIFDTSHQAYAHKLLTGRFESFSTLRQFKGLSGFTKPSESAYDYFIAGHSSTSVSIGVGVAKAFCLKQALGMPIALLGDGSISAGIFYEALNELGDRKYPMIMILNDNEMSISTPIGALSKALSQLMKGPFYQSLRSKVKKILSTLPESVNYLASRFEESFKLITPGVFFEELGINYIGPINGHDLSAIIETLKLAKELKEPVLIHAQTLKGKGYKIAEGRYEKWHGVGPFDLDTGLSKKSKSAILSPTEAYSNTLLELAKKDEKIVGVTAAMPSGTGLDKLIDAYPLRFFDVAIAEQHALTSSSAMAKEGFKPFVSIYSTFLQRAYDSIVHDACISSLPIKLAIDRAGIVGEDGETHQGLLDVSYLRSIPNMVIFAPRDNETLKNAVYFANEHDSSPCAFRYPRGSFALKEGVFEPSGFVLGQSELLKKEGEILLIGYGNGVGRAHLVQLALKEKNIECALLDLRFLKPLDQNLSAIVAPYQKLYVFSDNYKLGGVASAILEFLSEQNILKPVKSFEIMDEFIMHGNTALVEKSLGLDTESLTDAILKDLGQER; encoded by the coding sequence TTGCAAAATAAAACTTTTGATTTAAACCCTAATGATATTGCAGGCTTGGAGTTGGTGTGTCAAACGCTGCGGAATCGTATTTTAGAAGTGGTGAGCGCTAATGGGGGGCATTTAAGCTCTTCTTTAGGGGCTGTGGAGCTGATTGTAAGCATGCATGCCTTATTTGATTGCCAAAAAAACCCTTTCATCTTTGACACTTCGCACCAGGCTTACGCTCACAAGCTCTTAACCGGGCGCTTTGAAAGCTTTAGCACTCTAAGGCAATTTAAAGGCTTGAGCGGCTTTACTAAACCCAGCGAGAGCGCATACGATTATTTCATTGCCGGGCATAGCTCCACTTCGGTGTCTATAGGCGTGGGGGTGGCTAAAGCTTTTTGTTTGAAACAAGCGCTAGGCATGCCTATAGCTTTATTGGGCGATGGGAGCATTAGCGCAGGGATTTTTTATGAAGCCTTAAACGAACTGGGCGATAGGAAATACCCCATGATCATGATTTTGAACGATAATGAAATGAGTATCAGCACGCCTATTGGAGCCTTATCCAAAGCCCTTAGCCAGCTGATGAAAGGCCCGTTTTACCAGTCTTTGCGCTCTAAAGTTAAAAAAATCTTAAGCACCTTACCTGAAAGCGTGAATTACTTAGCGAGCCGTTTTGAAGAATCTTTTAAACTCATCACCCCAGGCGTGTTTTTTGAAGAATTGGGCATTAACTATATAGGGCCTATTAATGGGCATGATTTGAGCGCGATTATTGAAACCTTGAAATTAGCCAAAGAGCTTAAAGAGCCGGTGCTAATCCATGCGCAAACCTTAAAGGGCAAAGGCTATAAAATCGCTGAAGGGCGCTATGAAAAATGGCATGGGGTGGGGCCTTTTGATTTGGATACCGGCTTGTCTAAAAAATCCAAAAGCGCGATTTTATCGCCCACTGAAGCGTATTCTAACACCCTTTTAGAATTAGCCAAAAAAGATGAAAAAATCGTAGGCGTAACCGCTGCGATGCCTAGCGGCACAGGATTAGACAAGCTCATTGACGCTTACCCTTTGCGCTTTTTTGATGTCGCTATCGCTGAACAACACGCCCTGACTTCTAGTAGCGCTATGGCTAAAGAGGGGTTTAAACCTTTTGTGAGCATCTATTCTACTTTTTTGCAGAGGGCTTATGATTCCATCGTGCATGACGCTTGCATTTCTAGCTTGCCGATTAAATTAGCCATTGACAGGGCTGGGATCGTAGGCGAAGATGGCGAGACGCACCAAGGGCTTTTAGACGTGTCGTATTTGCGCTCTATCCCTAACATGGTCATTTTTGCCCCACGAGACAATGAAACTTTAAAAAACGCCGTGTATTTTGCTAATGAGCATGATTCAAGCCCTTGCGCGTTCCGCTACCCTAGGGGATCGTTTGCACTAAAAGAGGGGGTTTTTGAGCCTAGCGGTTTTGTTTTAGGCCAAAGCGAATTGTTGAAAAAAGAAGGCGAAATTTTACTCATAGGCTATGGTAATGGCGTGGGGAGGGCGCATTTAGTCCAACTGGCTTTAAAGGAAAAAAACATAGAATGCGCTCTTTTGGATCTCAGGTTTTTAAAGCCCTTAGATCAAAATTTAAGCGCGATCGTTGCCCCTTATCAAAAGCTCTATGTTTTTAGCGATAATTACAAGCTTGGGGGGGTGGCTAGCGCGATTTTAGAGTTTTTGAGCGAACAAAATATTTTAAAGCCTGTTAAAAGCTTTGAAATCATGGATGAATTTATCATGCATGGGAACACCGCTTTAGTGGAAAAATCCTTAGGCTTAGACACAGAGAGTTTGACTGACGCTATTTTAAAAGATTTAGGACAAGAGAGATGA
- the fliH gene encoding flagellar assembly protein FliH, which produces MSLNSRKNLIQKDHLNKHDIQKYEFKSMANLPPKTNPNGASLETPNPEEPLEKKAIENDLIDCLLKKTDELSSHLVKLQMQFEKAQEESKVLIENAKNDGYKIGFKEGEEKMRNELTHSVNEEKNQLLHAITALDEKMKKSEDHLMALEKELSAIAIDIAKEVILKEVEDNSQKVALALAEELLKNVLDATDIHLKVNPLDYPYLNERLQNASKIKLESNEAISKGGVMITSSNGSLDGNLMERFKTLKESVLENFKV; this is translated from the coding sequence ATGTCATTGAATAGCCGTAAAAACTTGATCCAAAAAGACCATTTGAATAAGCATGACATTCAAAAATACGAATTTAAGAGCATGGCAAACTTACCCCCTAAAACTAATCCTAATGGCGCGTCTTTAGAAACGCCTAACCCAGAAGAGCCTTTGGAAAAAAAAGCGATAGAAAACGATTTGATTGATTGCTTATTGAAAAAAACCGATGAGCTTTCAAGTCATTTAGTGAAATTGCAAATGCAATTTGAAAAAGCCCAAGAAGAGAGCAAAGTTTTGATTGAAAACGCTAAAAACGACGGCTATAAAATCGGCTTTAAAGAGGGCGAAGAAAAAATGCGTAACGAACTCACTCATAGCGTGAATGAAGAAAAAAACCAGCTTTTGCATGCGATCACGGCTTTAGATGAAAAAATGAAAAAATCAGAAGATCATTTAATGGCTTTAGAAAAGGAACTGAGCGCGATTGCGATAGATATAGCTAAAGAAGTGATCCTTAAAGAAGTGGAAGACAACAGCCAAAAAGTGGCCTTAGCTTTGGCTGAAGAGCTTTTAAAAAATGTTTTAGACGCAACGGATATTCATTTAAAAGTCAATCCCTTGGATTACCCTTATTTAAACGAGCGTTTGCAAAACGCTTCCAAAATCAAATTAGAGAGCAATGAGGCTATTTCTAAAGGAGGCGTTATGATCACTAGCTCTAACGGGAGCCTTGATGGGAATTTAATGGAGCGCTTTAAAACGCTCAAAGAAAGCGTGTTGGAAAATTTTAAGGTGTGA
- a CDS encoding flagellar hook-basal body protein has translation MQNGYYAATGAMATQFNRLDLTSNNLANLNTNGFKRDDAIIGDFLRLYQQYREQLPLEDQTKASAKYLNRNLNRVPILSEIYTDRSLGAFEKTHNPLDFALTSPNLYFAIQTNEGVAYTRDGHFSVDKDGFLVTLNGFRVLSRSGLNEKGGIMLMPDAEIEVDQNGGITFRDNEAQIQAGALALVSFSEPKNLKKIGQNLYTYQGEGVHQVSDSGALKQYMLEKSNVNAVREMSALIGINRFLDMYSKVLKTHQDDMNAEAINKLAAKA, from the coding sequence ATGCAAAATGGGTATTATGCAGCCACAGGGGCTATGGCGACACAATTTAACCGCTTGGATTTAACCTCTAATAATTTAGCTAATTTAAACACCAATGGCTTTAAAAGAGACGATGCGATTATAGGCGATTTTTTAAGGCTTTACCAACAATACCGAGAGCAACTGCCCTTAGAAGATCAAACCAAAGCGAGTGCGAAGTATTTAAACCGCAACCTCAATCGTGTGCCTATTTTATCAGAAATCTATACCGATAGGAGTCTTGGCGCGTTTGAAAAAACGCATAACCCCCTAGATTTTGCCCTAACAAGCCCTAACCTCTATTTTGCGATACAAACTAATGAGGGCGTCGCTTATACCAGAGATGGGCATTTTAGCGTGGATAAAGACGGCTTTTTAGTTACTCTTAATGGCTTTAGGGTGCTTTCTCGTTCGGGCTTGAACGAAAAAGGAGGGATCATGCTCATGCCTGACGCTGAAATTGAAGTGGATCAAAATGGCGGAATCACTTTTAGGGATAATGAAGCCCAAATTCAAGCGGGCGCGTTAGCTTTAGTGAGTTTTAGCGAACCTAAAAACCTTAAAAAAATAGGGCAAAACCTTTATACTTATCAGGGCGAAGGCGTTCATCAAGTCTCTGACTCTGGTGCGTTAAAACAATACATGCTAGAAAAAAGCAATGTCAATGCGGTGCGTGAGATGAGCGCTTTGATTGGAATCAACCGCTTTTTGGACATGTATTCTAAAGTACTAAAAACCCACCAAGACGACATGAACGCTGAAGCGATCAACAAACTCGCCGCAAAAGCTTAG
- a CDS encoding MFS transporter, whose translation MNPQIQPATKKPLKSLLAASSGNLVEWYDFYAYAFLAPYFAKEFTHTNDPTLALISAFLVFMLGFFMRPLGSLFFGKLGDKKGRKTSMVYSIILMALGSFLLALLPTKEIVGEWAFLFLLLARLLQGFSVGGEYGVVATYLSELGKNGKKGFYGSFQYVTLVGGQLLAIFSLFIVENIYTHEQISAFAWRYLFALGGILALLSLFLRNIMEETMDSKTTPKTTIKEETQRGSLKELLHHKKALMIVFGLTMGGSLCFYTFTVYLKIFLTNSSSFSPKESSFIMLLALSYFIFFQPLCGMLADKIKRTQMLMVFAITGLIVTPIVFYGIKHATSVYEALFYEILALSSMSFYTCIAGVIKAELFPEHVRALGVGLAYAIANALFGGSASYVALEFKQHGFEWGFVGYVMLSIVIFMVMVIIFPKKTYLE comes from the coding sequence ATGAACCCCCAGATTCAACCCGCCACCAAAAAACCCTTAAAATCCCTTTTAGCCGCTAGTTCAGGTAATTTAGTGGAATGGTATGACTTTTACGCTTATGCGTTCTTAGCGCCTTATTTCGCTAAGGAATTTACCCACACCAATGACCCCACTTTAGCGCTCATCTCAGCTTTTTTGGTTTTTATGCTAGGGTTTTTCATGCGCCCTTTGGGGAGTTTGTTTTTTGGTAAATTGGGGGATAAAAAGGGGCGTAAAACTTCTATGGTGTATTCCATTATCCTTATGGCGCTAGGCTCTTTTTTGCTCGCATTGCTCCCCACTAAAGAAATCGTAGGGGAATGGGCGTTCTTGTTTTTATTATTAGCCAGGCTTTTACAGGGCTTTAGCGTGGGAGGAGAATATGGCGTGGTCGCTACTTATCTCTCTGAATTAGGCAAGAATGGTAAAAAAGGTTTTTATGGCTCTTTTCAATATGTAACTTTAGTTGGAGGGCAACTCTTAGCTATTTTTTCACTCTTTATCGTTGAAAATATTTACACGCATGAGCAAATCAGCGCGTTTGCTTGGCGTTATTTATTCGCTTTAGGGGGTATATTAGCCCTACTCTCGCTCTTTTTAAGAAATATCATGGAAGAAACCATGGATAGCAAAACAACTCCCAAAACCACTATTAAAGAAGAAACCCAAAGAGGCAGTTTGAAGGAATTGCTCCACCATAAAAAAGCCTTAATGATAGTTTTTGGACTCACTATGGGAGGGAGTTTGTGTTTTTATACTTTTACGGTGTATTTAAAAATCTTTTTAACCAACAGCTCATCATTCAGCCCTAAAGAAAGCAGTTTCATCATGCTTTTAGCGCTCTCTTATTTCATCTTCTTTCAACCCTTATGCGGGATGCTTGCAGATAAAATCAAACGCACCCAAATGCTGATGGTTTTTGCGATCACAGGGCTTATTGTAACGCCCATTGTCTTTTATGGCATCAAGCATGCCACTAGCGTGTATGAAGCCCTATTTTATGAAATACTCGCATTAAGCAGCATGAGTTTTTACACTTGCATTGCTGGGGTCATTAAAGCGGAATTATTCCCTGAACATGTGCGAGCGCTTGGCGTGGGTTTGGCCTATGCGATCGCTAATGCGCTTTTTGGAGGGAGCGCAAGCTATGTAGCGTTAGAGTTCAAACAACATGGTTTTGAATGGGGGTTTGTGGGCTATGTCATGTTGAGTATTGTTATCTTTATGGTTATGGTTATCATATTCCCTAAAAAAACCTATTTGGAATGA